ACAGCAATTGTCCATCTCGCCGCAAAACCATGGTTTGCTTTTAATAGATACAACACCACATTCACCTTTTAAAACTTTTAATTGATAATATCTGTTTCTTTTCATTTTACGCTGTTGATTTCCATAAACATTTTCATTATTTAACCCTCTATTAAACAAAGCATTTTGATTCATATTTAATCTCCCTTTTTATTTTTTTGCGAGTTCTCTTCGTTTAAAATAGAACAAATAGTAAATCCAACAACAAAAAAGACGAAACTACAAACTATATAACCCATTTTACACATTTCCTTTCTTCATCCCATTTGTTAATTGCCTTTTGTAAATCTTCCGAATTTTTAAAGAAAAAAACGTTTTTCTTTTTTGTTGGGCTTGCGTCTAACTTGTTTTCCGTCATACCTAATAAGGTAAACCCATGTAACATGAGAAATCCGGCCAGTCGTTGATTAAATATTGTCACTGATTTTTTTGATTGATTCATTTTTAATATCTCCTTTTAATTATTTTAAGATTATAATTTCTTCTCCGCTTTTAATTTCACATGATTCCAATTCATTTATAGATTTCACTTCCGCAATCCACTCACGAATATCTGTTTTATTAGACGCATTCGCTTCAGCTATCCCCCATAAGGTGTCGCCTGTTTGTATTTGATAAACTTCATTTGAATAATTTGGTTTGTCTCTAATGTCCATATGAATTTTAACTATGTAAAAAATAATTACGATTAGATATAAGAACGCTATACCAGAGATAATACTAATAAAATTGTTTTTTCTCTTTTTCATTTGTGTACCTCATTTCTTTGTTAATTGTTATTGACTTTTGCTATGGTTTGTACTAAAATTAAACTAATCTTAAATCTATTTGCATCCATCTCCAGCAATATTATAGGGAGGGAACATAGATTTTAAGATGTTCCTCCTCATCGAAGGGAGGAATTTATGTCCAATATTTTTTCTATTGGCTTGGGCTGTAGCACAACCTTGCAGATTTTTGGATTATTGATTATTTCAGTAACGTTAGTAACACTTACATATTTAACAGCTAAAATATGTATCGCCGTGTTGCTGACAGCCATTCAATTTCGCAAAGTTAATGTTACAGCCAATAAAGATTTAGTTTACTCTCCATCGCACTTAAATAATTGTGATGTAGCATAATTATCTACGCAAGGGGTAAAAAAAATTTTACTTACATTATAAATATTTAACACCCGACTAATTGATAATATTTCAGAACTTGTAAACTCTTGAATGTTATTTATTTTCGCATTTAATTTAGATTCGCTAATGCAAAGTATTGACGCAATATCAGATATTGAATATTTAGATAAGTCTATCAACTCACAAAGTAATTTAGAATTTGTCACTGTTATCACCTCGCTTTTGTTGAATTTTTATCTACAATTAGATTATAGCACTGTGTTTCATATTTGTCAACATGTTTTTTTGTTTTGTAGATATTTTATCTATTTTGTACAAAAAAACACAGCTTGATTTGTGCATGTTGATATATTTTCCACTTAATGTATTTATTTGTTGACATTTATTTAACATTATATTATAATAATAAATAAAGAAAGAGGTGTTTATATTGAGTTTTGGACAAAGGTTAAGAAAAAAAAGAATAGAAATGGGTTTATCGCAAGAAGAACTTGCAACTAGATTAAAATATAGTTCAAGAAGCTCAATAAATAAAATTGAGTTAGGAACACAAGATATGCCACAATCTAAAATTGCAGAATGTGCAAAAATATTAAACGTTTCCCCGAATTATTTTTTTGAACAGGAAGATACCCTTCCTAATTTTCTCGCTTACGGCGGTTCAGCTAATGCAAACACAAATACAAAACATCCAACAACAGACTTTACTTATGCAATGTATGAAGAGGAAAAAAATTTAACGGAAGAAGATAAGGATGAATTGAAACGGATGGCCAAAATATTATCAAACAAAAACAAAGGAATTTTATAATGAATAATAAAAACTTAACCGAAGTATATAAAAAAATAGAAAATGATAATATTTCCGTATTCCCTTTCACTATCACAAATTACAAAGCGGCGACAATCGAGCAAGATGGGAAATATGGAATATTTATTGATAAAAGCAAAATAGAAAACTCCAATCAAGAATTTGAAATATTGGCACATGAATATGGACATTGTAAATCCGGCGCAACGCACAAATTATATAGTCCCCACGATTTAATAGAAAAACATGAATATATGGCAGACAGAACGGCAATATTAGAGTTTTTACCATTTGAAAAACTGCAAGATGCATTTAATAATGGCTGTCAATTAATATGGCAAAT
This region of Congzhengia minquanensis genomic DNA includes:
- a CDS encoding DUF5659 domain-containing protein; protein product: MNQSKKSVTIFNQRLAGFLMLHGFTLLGMTENKLDASPTKKKNVFFFKNSEDLQKAINKWDEERKCVKWVI
- a CDS encoding LysM peptidoglycan-binding domain-containing protein, which translates into the protein MKKRKNNFISIISGIAFLYLIVIIFYIVKIHMDIRDKPNYSNEVYQIQTGDTLWGIAEANASNKTDIREWIAEVKSINELESCEIKSGEEIIILK
- a CDS encoding helix-turn-helix domain-containing protein, with protein sequence MSFGQRLRKKRIEMGLSQEELATRLKYSSRSSINKIELGTQDMPQSKIAECAKILNVSPNYFFEQEDTLPNFLAYGGSANANTNTKHPTTDFTYAMYEEEKNLTEEDKDELKRMAKILSNKNKGIL